One window from the genome of [Clostridium] celerecrescens 18A encodes:
- the hprK gene encoding HPr(Ser) kinase/phosphatase, which translates to MHGVAITDLIKKMNFRNMTPEIDAEKIVISHPDVNRPALQLAGFYDHFDNERVQIIGYVEQEYIHQMEHDRKLEMYDKLLSSQIPCLVYSRSQSPDEDMLAFCNHYGVPCLVSDKTTSDLMAEIIRWLKVKLAPCISIHGVLVDVFGEGVLIMGESGIGKSEAALELIKRGHRLVTDDVVEIRKVSDETLIGTAPEITRHFIELRGIGIIDVKTLFGVESVKDTQAIDMVIKLEDWDRDKEYDRMGIEDQYTEFLGNRVVCHSIPVRPGRNLAIIVESAAVNYRQKKMGYNAAQELYNRVQANLSRKQDD; encoded by the coding sequence ATGCATGGAGTAGCTATTACTGATTTGATAAAGAAGATGAATTTCCGGAACATGACTCCGGAGATTGACGCGGAAAAGATTGTGATCAGCCATCCGGATGTCAATCGTCCGGCTTTACAGTTAGCCGGATTTTACGACCATTTTGACAACGAGCGGGTGCAGATCATCGGATATGTAGAACAGGAATACATTCATCAGATGGAACATGACAGAAAGCTTGAGATGTACGACAAGCTTTTGTCCAGCCAGATTCCGTGTCTGGTATACAGCCGGAGCCAGAGTCCGGATGAAGATATGCTGGCGTTTTGTAACCATTACGGCGTGCCATGCCTTGTATCAGATAAAACCACTTCCGATCTTATGGCGGAGATCATCCGCTGGCTTAAAGTAAAGCTTGCGCCCTGTATCAGCATTCACGGAGTTTTGGTTGATGTATTCGGCGAAGGTGTGCTGATCATGGGAGAAAGCGGCATTGGGAAAAGCGAGGCAGCTCTGGAACTGATCAAACGAGGCCATCGTCTGGTAACCGATGATGTGGTGGAGATCCGCAAGGTAAGCGATGAGACACTCATTGGTACCGCCCCGGAGATAACCAGGCATTTTATTGAATTAAGGGGCATTGGTATCATCGATGTCAAGACGCTGTTCGGCGTGGAAAGTGTAAAGGATACCCAGGCCATTGATATGGTGATCAAACTGGAAGACTGGGATAGAGATAAGGAATACGACAGAATGGGAATCGAGGACCAGTATACGGAATTCCTTGGAAACCGGGTGGTATGCCATTCCATTCCGGTGCGTCCGGGACGTAATCTGGCCATTATAGTTGAATCTGCTGCCGTCAATTACAGACAAAAGAAGATGGGGTACAACGCGGCTCAGGAATTATATAACCGCGTTCAGGCAAACCTTTCAAGA
- the uvrC gene encoding excinuclease ABC subunit UvrC, translated as MDHRSFNIEEELKKLPSQPGVYIMHDKRDEIIYVGKAISLKNRVRQYFQSSRNKTAKIEQMVSRIARFEYIITDSELEALVLECNLIKEHRPRYNTMLKDDKTYPYIKVTVYEDYPRILFSRDMKKDKSKYFGPYTSAGAVKDTIELIHKLYQIRTCNRNLPRDIGKERPCLNYHIKQCSAPCQDYISKEDYWKSINRALDFLGGKYGPVIKMLEEKMQAASEEMDYEKAIEYRDLLNSVKQISQKQKITDSGMEDRDIIAMAKDEKDAVVQVFFVREGRLIGREHFHVSIATAEDNRQILTSFVKQFYAGTPFVPKELWVQTDLEDESVIEEWLSAKRGQKVRIVVPRKGQKERLVELAEKNAALVLSQDKEKIKREELRTIGAMNEVGGWLGLSGIKRIEAFDISNISGFESVGSMIVYENGRPKRNDYRKFKIKWVKGANDYASMNEVLTRRFSHGLKEAESLKEKGVDEELGSFTRFPDLIMMDGGRGQVNIALEVLKELDISIPVCGMVKDDNHRTRGLYYNNVEIPIDRHSEGFKLVTRIQDEAHRFAIEYHRSLRSKGQVKSILDDIPGIGPNRRKALMRRFKGLEAIKEATVEELSEVPGMNALAAKSVYEFFHI; from the coding sequence GTGGACCACAGGTCATTTAATATAGAAGAAGAATTAAAAAAACTGCCGTCCCAGCCTGGCGTGTATATCATGCACGACAAGCGGGACGAAATCATCTATGTGGGAAAAGCCATCAGCTTAAAAAACAGGGTCAGACAGTACTTTCAGAGCAGCAGAAATAAAACGGCAAAAATCGAACAAATGGTGTCGAGGATCGCCCGGTTTGAATACATTATAACAGACTCTGAGCTGGAAGCCCTTGTGCTGGAATGCAATCTCATTAAGGAACATCGTCCCCGTTACAATACCATGTTAAAGGATGATAAGACCTATCCCTATATCAAGGTAACGGTTTACGAGGACTATCCCAGGATCTTATTTTCAAGGGATATGAAAAAAGATAAAAGCAAATATTTCGGACCGTATACAAGCGCCGGAGCGGTAAAGGATACCATTGAGCTGATCCATAAGCTTTATCAGATAAGAACCTGCAACCGGAATCTGCCAAGAGACATCGGGAAGGAACGTCCCTGCTTAAATTACCATATCAAGCAGTGTTCGGCCCCGTGCCAGGATTATATCAGCAAGGAAGATTACTGGAAATCCATAAACCGTGCCCTGGACTTTTTAGGCGGAAAATATGGGCCAGTGATTAAGATGCTGGAAGAGAAGATGCAGGCGGCATCGGAAGAAATGGATTATGAAAAGGCCATTGAGTACCGGGATCTGTTAAACAGTGTAAAGCAGATTTCCCAGAAGCAGAAGATTACGGACAGCGGCATGGAAGACCGGGACATCATTGCCATGGCAAAGGATGAAAAGGATGCCGTGGTTCAGGTATTCTTTGTCCGGGAAGGCAGGCTCATCGGCCGGGAGCATTTCCATGTAAGCATCGCAACGGCAGAGGATAACAGGCAGATTCTGACCAGTTTTGTCAAACAGTTTTATGCAGGAACTCCTTTTGTTCCAAAAGAGCTGTGGGTGCAGACTGATCTTGAGGATGAAAGCGTCATAGAAGAATGGCTTTCTGCAAAACGCGGCCAGAAGGTCAGAATCGTAGTTCCCCGGAAAGGCCAGAAGGAACGCCTGGTGGAACTGGCGGAGAAAAATGCCGCACTGGTTCTTTCTCAGGATAAGGAAAAGATAAAGCGGGAAGAGCTTCGCACCATCGGCGCCATGAATGAGGTGGGCGGCTGGCTCGGGCTTTCCGGCATTAAGCGGATCGAGGCATTTGATATTTCCAATATAAGCGGCTTTGAGTCTGTAGGCTCCATGATTGTCTATGAAAATGGAAGACCAAAGAGAAATGATTACAGGAAGTTTAAGATCAAATGGGTCAAGGGGGCCAATGATTACGCCTCCATGAATGAGGTGCTCACAAGAAGATTTTCCCATGGCCTTAAGGAAGCGGAAAGCTTAAAAGAAAAGGGCGTGGATGAGGAGCTTGGGAGCTTTACCCGTTTCCCGGACTTAATTATGATGGACGGAGGACGGGGGCAGGTAAACATTGCCCTGGAGGTTTTAAAGGAACTGGATATTTCCATTCCTGTCTGCGGTATGGTAAAGGATGACAATCACAGGACAAGAGGGCTTTACTATAATAACGTAGAGATACCCATTGACAGGCATTCCGAAGGATTTAAGCTGGTCACCAGGATCCAGGATGAAGCCCACCGGTTTGCTATCGAATACCATAGAAGTTTAAGAAGCAAGGGACAGGTGAAATCCATTCTTGACGATATCCCTGGCATCGGCCCCAACAGGAGAAAGGCGCTTATGCGCCGGTTTAAAGGGCTGGAAGCCATAAAGGAAGCGACCGTGGAGGAGCTTTCCGAAGTACCGGGTATGAATGCTCTGGCAGCGAAAAGCGTTTACGAGTTCTTCCACATATAG
- a CDS encoding DUF1653 domain-containing protein: MDRTPRPGDFYRHFKDKMYQVITVAVHSETGEELVVYQALYGSFGTYARPLSMFISEVDHEKYPEVKQKYRFERVDICSEQPVAEAGLQSQESLPPDHCHHENKNLLAFLDAGTYHEKLEVLENRKDRFSAEELLAICEIMEIGRPDSEPEEKYYAVKRYLELQNKYEGSRLR, encoded by the coding sequence ATGGACAGAACACCCAGACCAGGAGATTTCTACCGGCACTTTAAAGACAAGATGTACCAGGTGATAACCGTTGCGGTTCATTCCGAAACAGGAGAAGAGTTGGTTGTGTATCAGGCGCTATATGGATCCTTTGGAACATATGCCCGTCCATTGTCCATGTTTATCAGTGAGGTGGATCATGAAAAATATCCGGAGGTAAAGCAGAAATACAGGTTTGAACGGGTGGACATCTGTTCTGAACAGCCTGTGGCGGAAGCTGGTCTCCAAAGTCAGGAGAGTTTACCACCGGATCATTGCCATCACGAAAATAAAAATCTCCTTGCATTTCTTGATGCGGGGACGTATCATGAGAAGTTGGAGGTTCTTGAGAATCGGAAGGACCGGTTTTCTGCGGAAGAGCTTCTGGCGATCTGCGAGATTATGGAGATCGGAAGGCCGGATTCAGAACCTGAGGAGAAATATTATGCAGTGAAAAGGTATCTGGAGCTGCAGAATAAATACGAGGGATCAAGATTGAGGTGA
- a CDS encoding putative glycoside hydrolase — protein sequence MKRWLLAVIAFSLVTSGCSRYKGISEPTEKDNKTEESQQSTEESEQSTEAEAGKLPVEVSAIPGKKPVKVKGIYISSYMAGSEGLQAILDKIQGTEINTVVIDVKNDDGRITFAMADAPTVNEIGATEKYIKDIDSLMAQLKARGLYTIARVVAFRDPYLAEKKPEWALKNKDGSLHRDNKGLAWVNPYRTEVWDYLVEVGTEASKAGFDEVQFDYIRFSTDSSMKQVVFDEKDTRGRSKTDIITEFIQYAYDKLSSRNVFVSADVFGTIIGSKVDAEAVGQIYQEMACHLDYICPMIYPSHYGDGNFGIDHPDMEPYRTIRAALKLSRQDLESARVAGKQQAIVRPWLQDFTATYLEHHITYGAKEIRAQIQAVYDAGYDEWILWSASNRYTWDAFLSREAAKEEAEKLARIRETEVTSSAPSEGSTEVQTEVPMEVSTKVPTEVPTEVQTAGKEEMAEKSLEGSTAAETEQETKKENKKKTRSKPDVVIVTTGGVRD from the coding sequence ATGAAAAGATGGCTTTTGGCAGTGATTGCATTCTCGTTGGTGACCTCCGGATGCAGCAGATACAAAGGAATTTCCGAACCCACAGAGAAAGACAACAAAACAGAAGAATCTCAGCAGAGTACAGAGGAATCCGAGCAGAGCACAGAGGCAGAGGCTGGGAAGCTTCCTGTTGAAGTTTCCGCAATACCGGGAAAGAAGCCGGTAAAGGTAAAGGGAATCTATATTTCCAGCTATATGGCCGGCTCGGAAGGGCTCCAGGCAATATTGGACAAGATCCAGGGGACTGAGATTAATACGGTTGTCATTGATGTGAAGAATGATGACGGACGGATTACCTTTGCAATGGCAGATGCACCTACGGTTAATGAGATCGGTGCCACAGAAAAGTACATCAAAGATATTGACAGTCTCATGGCCCAGTTAAAGGCCAGGGGGCTTTATACCATTGCCCGGGTGGTGGCGTTCAGGGATCCTTATCTGGCCGAAAAAAAGCCGGAGTGGGCACTTAAGAACAAGGACGGAAGTTTACACCGGGATAATAAGGGACTGGCCTGGGTGAATCCTTACCGGACAGAGGTATGGGATTATCTGGTGGAGGTGGGAACCGAAGCTTCCAAGGCCGGATTTGATGAAGTCCAGTTTGACTACATCCGGTTTTCTACGGACAGCTCCATGAAGCAGGTGGTATTTGACGAAAAGGATACCAGGGGCCGTTCCAAAACGGATATTATTACGGAATTTATCCAGTATGCATATGACAAGCTGTCTTCCCGCAATGTTTTTGTTTCGGCAGATGTGTTTGGCACCATCATCGGGAGCAAAGTGGACGCGGAGGCAGTGGGGCAGATCTATCAGGAGATGGCATGCCACCTGGATTATATTTGTCCCATGATCTATCCTTCCCATTACGGTGACGGTAACTTTGGAATCGATCATCCGGATATGGAGCCATACCGTACCATACGAGCCGCTTTAAAGCTGTCCAGGCAGGATCTGGAATCTGCCAGAGTGGCCGGGAAGCAACAGGCCATTGTACGCCCCTGGCTCCAGGATTTTACGGCTACCTATCTGGAACACCACATTACTTACGGGGCTAAGGAAATAAGGGCCCAGATCCAGGCGGTCTATGATGCAGGCTATGATGAGTGGATTCTCTGGAGCGCATCCAACCGGTATACCTGGGATGCCTTCTTAAGCCGGGAGGCGGCGAAAGAAGAGGCAGAGAAGCTTGCCAGAATAAGAGAAACGGAAGTGACCTCTTCCGCACCATCTGAGGGATCAACGGAAGTACAAACTGAGGTACCAATGGAAGTATCAACCAAGGTACCAACGGAAGTACCAACTGAGGTACAAACGGCAGGCAAAGAAGAGATGGCAGAAAAGAGCCTGGAAGGAAGCACAGCAGCAGAGACGGAACAGGAGACGAAGAAGGAAAATAAAAAGAAAACCAGATCCAAGCCAGATGTTGTCATTGTGACCACAGGCGGCGTAAGAGATTAG
- a CDS encoding DNA-3-methyladenine glycosylase I: MEKRRCFWVDESSPVYMKYHDEEWGVPVYDDKKLYEMFLLETFQAGLSWITILRKRESFREAFDGFDVDKVACYGEKKINSLMENTGIIRNRKKIEAAVKNSGAFLEIQREFGSFSEYLWGFTNKEVIINQDDDFQVKTELSDRVSKDLKKRGMAFVGSVTIYSYLQAVGVVNDHELSCFCRESSQNG, from the coding sequence ATGGAGAAAAGACGATGCTTTTGGGTGGATGAATCCTCGCCGGTTTATATGAAATATCACGACGAAGAGTGGGGAGTTCCAGTTTATGATGATAAAAAGCTTTATGAGATGTTCCTTTTGGAAACCTTTCAGGCAGGGCTTTCCTGGATCACCATACTGAGAAAGAGAGAATCCTTCCGGGAAGCCTTTGATGGCTTTGATGTGGATAAGGTGGCATGCTATGGTGAGAAAAAAATAAATAGCTTAATGGAGAATACGGGCATAATAAGGAACAGGAAAAAAATAGAAGCTGCAGTAAAAAATTCCGGTGCCTTTCTGGAGATCCAGCGGGAGTTCGGTTCTTTTTCCGAGTATCTATGGGGATTCACAAACAAGGAAGTCATCATCAATCAGGATGATGACTTTCAAGTAAAAACGGAGTTGTCTGACCGGGTTTCAAAAGATTTAAAGAAGAGGGGAATGGCCTTTGTAGGTTCTGTTACCATCTATTCCTATCTTCAGGCAGTTGGCGTGGTCAATGACCATGAGCTTTCCTGTTTCTGCCGGGAGAGCAGTCAGAACGGCTGA
- a CDS encoding methionyl aminopeptidase has translation MFKIGRNDACWCGSGKKYKNCHLPFDQKLENYAVMGDEVPEHYMIKTPAQIEGVRRAGIVNNRILDLVDEMIRPGISTEEINTLVHENTIRMGGIPATLNFEGYPKSVCISINEVVCHGIPDSNRILKDGDIVNVDVTTIVDGFYADASRMFCIGNVSDEALRLVRVTKESVDLAVKETRAWGHLGDIGAAISEHIYANGFTVVREIGGHGVGVDFHEEPWVSHIGTRGTDMLLVPGMIFTIEPMVNAGKADVVQDDHDGWTIYTKDGSLSAQWEYTVLITEEGAEVLAR, from the coding sequence ATGTTTAAAATAGGAAGAAATGATGCATGCTGGTGCGGTAGCGGAAAAAAATACAAAAACTGTCATCTTCCCTTTGACCAGAAGCTTGAAAACTATGCGGTCATGGGAGATGAGGTTCCAGAGCACTATATGATAAAAACGCCGGCTCAGATTGAAGGAGTCCGCCGTGCAGGAATTGTAAACAACAGGATTCTTGATCTGGTGGATGAGATGATAAGGCCAGGCATCAGTACGGAAGAAATCAATACACTGGTACACGAGAATACTATCAGAATGGGAGGAATCCCCGCAACCCTTAATTTCGAGGGGTATCCCAAAAGTGTGTGCATATCCATCAATGAGGTAGTATGCCACGGAATCCCGGATTCTAACCGGATCTTAAAGGATGGGGATATTGTCAATGTGGATGTGACTACCATTGTTGACGGTTTCTATGCCGATGCCTCCAGAATGTTCTGCATCGGCAACGTATCCGATGAGGCCTTGAGACTTGTCCGTGTCACAAAGGAGAGTGTGGATCTGGCTGTGAAGGAGACCAGGGCATGGGGCCATCTGGGAGATATCGGAGCAGCTATTTCGGAACATATCTATGCCAATGGCTTTACGGTCGTGCGGGAAATCGGCGGACACGGCGTGGGTGTGGATTTCCATGAGGAGCCATGGGTCAGCCACATCGGCACAAGAGGAACCGACATGCTTCTTGTACCAGGGATGATATTTACCATTGAGCCAATGGTGAATGCCGGAAAAGCTGATGTAGTACAGGATGACCATGACGGCTGGACCATTTATACAAAGGATGGAAGTCTGTCTGCACAGTGGGAATATACTGTTTTGATTACGGAAGAAGGAGCGGAGGTGCTTGCAAGATAA
- a CDS encoding DUF1846 domain-containing protein, which yields MKFGFDNNKYLTMQSEHIRERISQFGDKLYLEFGGKLFDDYHASRVLPGFEPDSKLRMLMQLSDQAEIVIAINAADIEKNKIRHDLGITYDVDVLRLIQSFTDKGLYVGSVVITQYSGQKAADLFKSKLEKMGIKVYRHYIIDGYPSNVSLIVSDEGYGRNDYIETTKPLVIITAPGPGSGKMATCLSQLYHENKRGIKAGYAKFETFPIWNISLKHPVNLAYEAATADLNDVNMIDPFHLEAYGKTTVNYNRDVEIFPVLCAIFEGIYGECPYKSPTDMGVNMVGFCMVDDEVCREASMQEIIRRYYQALSRLARDIGSKEEVYKIELLMKQAKITADMRKVVNAANKLAEIKGSPAAALELEDGTIVTGKTTNLLGASAALLLNTVKVLGDIPHDIHLISPSAIEPIQKLKINYLGSKNPRLHTDEVLIALSASAATDPNAQIALEQLPKLKGCDAHTSVLLSDVDVKVFKKLGVNLTCEPIYEEKKIYH from the coding sequence ATGAAATTCGGATTTGATAACAATAAGTATTTAACCATGCAGTCAGAACACATCAGGGAACGGATCAGCCAGTTTGGCGACAAGCTTTATCTGGAATTCGGCGGCAAGCTGTTTGATGATTATCACGCTTCCAGGGTGCTCCCGGGGTTTGAACCTGACAGCAAGCTCCGCATGCTGATGCAGCTGTCAGACCAGGCAGAAATCGTGATCGCTATCAACGCTGCGGATATTGAGAAAAATAAAATCCGCCATGATCTGGGCATCACTTATGATGTGGATGTCTTACGACTGATCCAGTCCTTTACGGATAAAGGGCTTTATGTGGGAAGCGTTGTTATCACACAGTATTCTGGCCAGAAGGCCGCTGACTTATTTAAAAGTAAGTTGGAGAAAATGGGGATTAAAGTATACCGTCACTATATCATTGACGGTTATCCAAGCAATGTTTCTCTGATTGTCAGCGACGAAGGATATGGCAGGAATGATTATATAGAAACAACAAAGCCCCTTGTTATTATTACTGCACCAGGACCTGGAAGCGGAAAGATGGCAACCTGCTTATCACAGCTTTACCACGAGAACAAGCGGGGGATCAAGGCTGGGTATGCGAAATTCGAGACATTCCCCATCTGGAATATCTCCTTAAAGCATCCGGTAAACTTAGCCTACGAGGCCGCTACCGCAGACTTAAACGATGTAAATATGATCGATCCTTTTCATCTGGAAGCCTATGGAAAGACCACCGTTAATTACAACCGTGATGTAGAGATCTTTCCGGTACTATGTGCTATCTTTGAAGGAATCTACGGAGAGTGCCCTTATAAATCCCCCACTGACATGGGCGTAAATATGGTCGGCTTCTGCATGGTGGATGATGAAGTGTGCAGGGAAGCTTCCATGCAGGAAATCATAAGGCGTTATTACCAGGCCCTTTCCCGTTTGGCAAGGGATATAGGTTCCAAAGAAGAGGTCTATAAAATCGAGCTTCTTATGAAGCAGGCAAAAATAACCGCTGACATGAGAAAGGTTGTGAATGCCGCTAACAAGCTGGCCGAAATAAAAGGCTCTCCGGCTGCTGCACTTGAATTAGAGGACGGAACCATTGTTACAGGAAAGACTACCAACTTATTAGGTGCATCTGCCGCTCTCTTATTAAATACGGTCAAGGTTTTAGGAGATATACCTCATGACATCCATCTGATTTCTCCATCTGCCATTGAACCGATTCAGAAATTAAAGATCAACTATCTGGGCAGCAAAAATCCCAGACTTCATACGGATGAGGTTTTAATTGCGTTGTCCGCCAGTGCTGCAACCGATCCCAATGCTCAGATTGCCCTGGAACAGCTTCCGAAATTAAAGGGGTGTGATGCCCATACTTCGGTACTGCTTTCCGACGTGGATGTTAAGGTATTTAAGAAATTGGGTGTAAATCTGACCTGCGAACCCATTTATGAAGAGAAGAAAATCTATCACTAA
- a CDS encoding aldo/keto reductase codes for MQYNNLPGTSIKVASLSLGTMMFGAQTSEADSLAIMDYACGQGINFWDTANVYNQGESERIVGKALKGRRDKIILATKVNGQMGENPNDRGLSRRNIVSAVEASLNRLNTDYVDLYYMHAPDYETKIEETLETMSGLVKAGKVRYIGVSNFAAWQIADMMAICDKRGYIAPVITQNVYNLITRGVETELIPFLQAHELGMAVYNPIAGGLLAGKHKPGTPAENTRFSNSEAYYKRYWSEENFAAIEKLTEIASENGMGILELSMKWCASRAKVTSVISGVSKLSQLEQNIAALEGAALHDDVLQACDAVWHSLAGTRFGYNR; via the coding sequence ATGCAATACAACAATTTGCCCGGAACAAGTATTAAAGTTGCCTCACTAAGTCTAGGCACGATGATGTTTGGCGCTCAGACCAGCGAGGCTGACAGTCTCGCCATTATGGATTATGCCTGCGGTCAAGGGATAAACTTTTGGGACACTGCCAATGTGTACAATCAGGGCGAAAGCGAACGCATCGTCGGCAAGGCCTTAAAAGGACGGCGCGATAAAATTATTCTCGCCACGAAAGTAAATGGGCAGATGGGTGAAAACCCGAATGACAGGGGCCTTTCTCGCCGAAATATTGTCTCCGCTGTGGAGGCAAGCTTAAATCGCTTAAATACGGATTATGTTGACCTCTATTATATGCACGCTCCAGACTACGAAACAAAAATTGAGGAAACGCTTGAGACAATGTCCGGCCTTGTTAAGGCTGGAAAGGTCCGCTATATCGGTGTCAGTAATTTCGCCGCCTGGCAGATTGCAGATATGATGGCTATCTGTGATAAACGGGGATACATCGCACCGGTCATCACTCAAAATGTATATAACCTCATTACGCGCGGCGTAGAGACGGAGCTCATTCCATTTTTGCAGGCCCATGAACTGGGAATGGCAGTATACAACCCTATCGCAGGCGGACTTCTGGCCGGAAAACATAAGCCGGGCACCCCAGCAGAGAATACCCGTTTTTCAAACAGTGAAGCCTATTATAAACGCTACTGGTCTGAAGAGAATTTTGCTGCTATAGAAAAGCTGACAGAAATTGCTTCAGAGAATGGTATGGGTATTCTTGAACTCTCTATGAAATGGTGCGCAAGCCGCGCCAAAGTCACCAGCGTGATCAGTGGTGTCAGTAAGCTTTCACAGTTGGAACAGAATATTGCTGCACTGGAAGGAGCAGCGCTTCATGATGACGTGCTGCAGGCTTGTGATGCGGTTTGGCATTCTCTGGCGGGTACACGTTTTGGATACAATCGATAA
- a CDS encoding NAD-dependent epimerase/dehydratase family protein, producing MKKIVITGTAGLLGPYVVKHFLEQGYEVLSVDKVKPAESLTRHMTADLTNLGECYGILEGAHAVIHLAAIPTAYIFPNEVTFRNNVMATYNILEAAAGLGITKAVIASSECTYGICNSRQGLTPVYVPVDEEHPALPEDSYGLGKVVGETIADAINRRCGMQIVSFRIGNIISKEKYMNFPGFIHNSEKRKQLMWNYIDARDIAVACQLAIEKDGLGSIVMNLAADDNCMDIKSCDLMKAEYPNVTDIRTPIDEYQTLYSNEKAKKILGWKPVHFWRENVPQE from the coding sequence ATGAAAAAAATAGTAATAACCGGAACTGCGGGCCTTCTTGGCCCCTATGTAGTTAAGCACTTTTTAGAGCAGGGATATGAGGTTTTGAGTGTAGACAAAGTAAAGCCGGCCGAGTCTTTAACACGTCATATGACAGCAGACTTAACCAATCTGGGCGAATGTTATGGAATCTTAGAGGGCGCACATGCTGTGATCCATCTTGCCGCGATCCCTACAGCATACATTTTCCCCAATGAGGTGACATTTCGAAATAATGTGATGGCTACTTATAATATTCTCGAAGCAGCGGCAGGATTAGGAATCACAAAAGCTGTTATTGCCTCCAGCGAATGTACTTATGGGATCTGCAACTCACGCCAGGGTCTGACACCTGTTTATGTTCCCGTAGATGAAGAACATCCTGCACTTCCTGAAGATAGCTATGGCCTCGGAAAAGTAGTCGGGGAAACAATTGCTGATGCAATTAACCGCCGCTGCGGAATGCAGATTGTCTCCTTCCGGATCGGCAATATTATAAGCAAAGAGAAATATATGAACTTCCCCGGTTTTATACATAATTCTGAGAAACGCAAACAACTTATGTGGAATTATATTGACGCTCGTGATATCGCTGTGGCATGCCAGCTTGCTATCGAAAAAGATGGACTCGGTTCTATCGTAATGAATCTTGCCGCTGATGATAACTGTATGGACATCAAAAGCTGTGATCTGATGAAAGCCGAATATCCAAACGTGACTGACATTCGTACTCCAATTGATGAATATCAGACTTTATACTCCAATGAAAAAGCCAAAAAAATCCTGGGTTGGAAGCCTGTTCATTTCTGGAGAGAAAATGTACCTCAAGAATAA
- a CDS encoding VanZ family protein produces MNKRERIETVFLYGVFICYILLLIKILFLSRVSLLELFNGQRTIGRSINLIPFHSIMEYISGGSENLKRFAFGNVVGNVAIFVPFGIYLPLFKKDKGVMTNLLFIFLVSVFVEIIQGLFGIGISDIDDVILNCLGGGIGILGYKFILLLLRDEKKVRTTITILSTIIGLPVTFYFLFVIKMRF; encoded by the coding sequence ATGAATAAACGAGAGCGAATTGAAACAGTCTTTTTATATGGTGTTTTCATTTGTTATATACTTTTGCTAATTAAAATACTGTTCTTATCAAGAGTTTCGCTTTTGGAGCTATTTAATGGTCAAAGGACTATAGGCAGGTCAATCAATCTCATTCCTTTTCATAGTATAATGGAATATATATCTGGTGGTTCCGAGAATCTAAAAAGATTCGCTTTTGGTAATGTGGTTGGTAATGTAGCAATTTTTGTTCCATTTGGTATATATTTGCCTTTATTTAAAAAAGATAAAGGAGTAATGACCAATTTGCTGTTTATATTTTTAGTAAGTGTATTTGTTGAGATCATTCAGGGGCTTTTTGGCATTGGGATATCAGACATAGATGATGTGATTTTAAATTGTTTGGGTGGAGGAATTGGCATTTTGGGCTATAAGTTTATATTACTCCTGTTAAGAGATGAGAAAAAAGTACGTACTACGATCACAATATTATCTACAATTATTGGATTACCTGTCACCTTTTATTTTTTATTTGTAATTAAAATGAGATTCTGA